A genomic region of Pseudomonas sp. MPC6 contains the following coding sequences:
- the prpF gene encoding 2-methylaconitate cis-trans isomerase PrpF: MAQATHFAPQIKIPATYMRGGTSKGVFFSLKDLPEAAQIPGPARDALLLRVIGSPDPYDKQIDGMGGATSSTSKTVILSKSIKADHDVDYLFGQVSIDKPFVDWSGNCGNLSAAVGSFAISNGLVDSSRIPHNGVAVVRVWQANIGKTIIAHVPITNGEVQETGDFELDGVTFPAAEVQVEFMDPAAEEEGGGGSMFPTGNLVDDLEVPGVGTFKATMINAGIPTIFVNAEDIGYTGTELQGAINGDPKALLMFETIRAYGALRMGLIKDLDEAAKRQHTPKVAFVAKPADYVASSGKAIAAGDVDLLVRALSMGKLHHAMMGTAAVAIGTAAAISGTLVNLAAGGIERNAVRFGHPSGTLRVGAEASLVNGEWTVNKAIMSRSARVLMEGYVRVPGDSF, from the coding sequence ATGGCTCAGGCAACTCATTTCGCACCGCAGATCAAAATCCCCGCCACCTACATGCGTGGCGGCACCAGCAAAGGCGTGTTCTTCAGCCTGAAAGACCTGCCCGAAGCGGCACAGATTCCCGGCCCGGCGCGCGATGCGCTGTTGTTGCGCGTGATCGGCAGCCCCGACCCGTACGACAAGCAAATCGACGGCATGGGCGGCGCGACTTCCAGCACCAGCAAAACCGTGATCCTGTCGAAAAGCATCAAGGCCGATCACGACGTCGATTACCTGTTCGGCCAGGTCTCCATCGACAAGCCGTTCGTCGACTGGAGCGGCAACTGCGGCAACCTGTCGGCGGCGGTCGGTTCGTTTGCCATCAGCAACGGCCTGGTGGATTCCAGCCGCATCCCGCACAACGGCGTGGCCGTGGTTCGCGTGTGGCAGGCCAACATCGGCAAGACCATCATCGCCCATGTGCCGATCACCAACGGTGAAGTGCAGGAAACCGGTGATTTCGAACTCGACGGCGTGACCTTCCCGGCCGCCGAAGTGCAAGTCGAATTCATGGACCCGGCGGCGGAAGAAGAGGGCGGCGGCGGTTCGATGTTCCCCACCGGCAACCTGGTGGATGATCTGGAAGTGCCCGGGGTCGGGACCTTCAAGGCGACCATGATCAATGCCGGCATCCCGACCATCTTCGTCAATGCCGAAGACATCGGCTACACCGGCACCGAGTTGCAAGGCGCGATCAACGGCGACCCGAAAGCCCTGCTGATGTTCGAGACCATTCGGGCTTACGGCGCGTTGCGCATGGGCTTGATCAAGGATCTGGACGAAGCGGCCAAGCGTCAGCACACGCCCAAGGTCGCCTTTGTGGCCAAACCGGCCGACTACGTGGCGTCCAGCGGCAAGGCGATTGCGGCGGGCGATGTCGACCTGCTGGTGCGCGCACTGTCCATGGGCAAGCTGCACCACGCGATGATGGGCACGGCGGCCGTGGCGATCGGTACGGCTGCAGCGATCTCCGGCACCCTGGTGAACCTCGCCGCGGGCGGTATCGAACGCAACGCTGTGCGCTTCGGCCATCCGTCCGGCACCCTGCGGGTGGGCGCGGAGGCCAGCCTGGTAAACGGTGAATGGACCGTGAACAAGGCCATCATGAGCCGCAGCGCGCGGGTATTGATGGAAGGCTACGTCCGCGTGCCGGGTGATTCCTTCTAA
- the acnD gene encoding Fe/S-dependent 2-methylisocitrate dehydratase AcnD, with translation MNTEFRKPLPGSHLDYFDVRAAVEAIQPGAYDTLPYTSRVLAENLVRRCDPATLTESLKQFIERKRDLDFPWFPARVVCHDILGQTALVDLAGLRDAIALQGGDPAQVNPVVPTQLIVDHSLAVERGGFDPEAFEKNRAIEDRRNEDRFHFINWTKKAFKNVDVIPPGNGIMHQINLEKMSPVIQVRDGVAFPDTCVGTDSHTPHVDALGVIAIGVGGLEAESVMLGRASWMRLPESVGVELTGKLQPGITATDMVLALTEFLRQQKVVGAWLEFFGEGASALTLGDRATISNMAPEYGATAAMFYIDQQTIDYLKLTGREDEQVQLVENYAKITGLWADSLKGAQYERGLTFDLSSVVRNMAGPSNPHARVATSDLAAQGISGQWTEVPGQMPDGAVIIAAITSCTNTSNPRNVIAAGLLARNANKLGLTRKPWVKSSLAPGSKTVALYLDEAGLTSELEQLGFGIVAFACTTCNGMSGALDPVIQQEIIDRDLYATAVLSGNRNFDGRIHPYAKNAFLASPPLVVAYAIAGTIRFDIEKDVLGVVDGKEIRLKDIWPSDEEIDSVVKASVKPEQFRQVYIPMFAIHEDTGPKVTPLYDWREMSTYIRRPPYWEGALAGARPLKGMRPLAVLPDNITTDHLSPSNAIMLDSAAGEYLAKMGLPEEDFNSYATHRGDHLTAQRATFANPKLFNEMVRENGKVKQGSLARVEPEGQVMRMWEAIETYMERKQPLIIIAGADYGQGSSRDWAAKGVRLAGVEAIAAEGFERIHRTNLVGMGVLPLEFKPGTDRHTLNIDGSETYDVIGERTPRAELTLVINRKNGERVEVPVTCRLDTAEEVSIYEAGGVLQRFAQDFLEESAVAV, from the coding sequence ATGAACACTGAATTCCGCAAACCGCTGCCCGGCAGCCATCTGGATTACTTTGACGTCCGTGCGGCTGTCGAGGCCATCCAGCCCGGCGCCTACGACACTCTGCCGTACACCTCCCGCGTGCTGGCGGAAAACCTGGTGCGTCGCTGTGACCCGGCCACGCTCACCGAATCGCTGAAGCAATTCATCGAGCGCAAACGCGACCTCGATTTCCCCTGGTTCCCGGCTCGCGTGGTGTGCCACGACATTCTCGGCCAGACCGCCCTTGTGGACCTCGCCGGCCTGCGTGACGCCATCGCCCTGCAAGGCGGTGACCCGGCGCAAGTCAACCCGGTGGTGCCGACGCAATTGATCGTCGACCACTCCCTGGCCGTCGAACGTGGTGGCTTCGACCCGGAAGCGTTCGAGAAAAACCGCGCCATCGAAGACCGTCGCAACGAAGACCGCTTCCACTTCATCAACTGGACCAAAAAAGCCTTCAAGAACGTCGATGTGATTCCGCCGGGCAACGGCATCATGCACCAGATCAACCTGGAGAAAATGTCTCCGGTGATCCAGGTGCGTGATGGCGTGGCATTCCCGGATACCTGCGTCGGCACCGACAGCCACACCCCGCATGTCGATGCGCTGGGCGTGATCGCCATCGGCGTCGGTGGCCTGGAAGCCGAGAGCGTGATGCTCGGCCGCGCGTCGTGGATGCGTCTGCCGGAAAGCGTTGGCGTCGAACTGACCGGCAAGCTGCAGCCGGGCATTACCGCCACCGACATGGTGCTGGCGCTGACCGAGTTCCTGCGCCAGCAAAAAGTCGTCGGCGCGTGGCTGGAGTTCTTTGGCGAAGGCGCCTCGGCGCTGACCCTCGGCGACCGCGCGACCATTTCCAACATGGCCCCGGAATACGGTGCCACTGCGGCGATGTTCTACATCGACCAGCAAACCATCGACTACCTCAAGCTCACCGGTCGCGAAGACGAACAGGTACAGCTGGTCGAGAACTACGCCAAGATTACCGGCCTGTGGGCCGACAGCCTGAAGGGCGCGCAATACGAGCGCGGGTTGACCTTTGACCTGTCCTCGGTGGTGCGCAACATGGCCGGCCCGAGCAACCCGCATGCTCGCGTCGCGACCTCGGATCTCGCCGCCCAGGGGATCTCCGGCCAGTGGACCGAAGTGCCCGGCCAGATGCCGGACGGTGCGGTGATCATCGCCGCCATCACCAGTTGCACCAACACCAGCAACCCGCGCAACGTGATTGCCGCCGGCCTGTTGGCGCGCAATGCCAACAAGCTCGGCCTCACCCGCAAGCCATGGGTCAAATCGTCCCTGGCGCCGGGTTCGAAAACCGTTGCGCTGTACCTCGACGAGGCCGGCCTGACCAGCGAGCTGGAGCAACTCGGTTTCGGCATCGTCGCCTTCGCCTGCACCACGTGCAACGGCATGTCCGGCGCCCTAGACCCGGTGATCCAGCAAGAGATCATCGACCGCGACCTGTACGCCACCGCCGTGCTGTCCGGCAACCGCAACTTCGACGGCCGGATCCACCCGTACGCCAAGAACGCCTTCCTTGCCTCGCCGCCACTGGTGGTCGCTTACGCCATCGCCGGCACCATCCGTTTCGACATCGAAAAAGATGTGCTGGGCGTGGTGGATGGCAAGGAAATCCGCCTGAAAGACATCTGGCCGAGCGACGAAGAAATCGACTCGGTGGTCAAGGCCTCGGTCAAGCCGGAGCAGTTCCGCCAGGTCTACATCCCGATGTTCGCCATCCACGAAGACACCGGTCCGAAAGTGACCCCGCTGTACGACTGGCGCGAGATGAGCACCTACATCCGCCGTCCGCCGTACTGGGAAGGCGCACTGGCCGGCGCGCGTCCGCTCAAGGGCATGCGTCCGCTGGCGGTGCTGCCGGACAACATCACCACCGATCACCTGTCGCCTTCCAACGCAATCATGCTCGACAGCGCCGCCGGCGAATACCTGGCGAAAATGGGCCTGCCGGAGGAAGACTTCAACTCCTACGCGACTCATAGGGGCGACCATTTGACCGCGCAACGCGCCACCTTCGCCAACCCGAAACTGTTCAACGAAATGGTCCGGGAAAACGGCAAGGTCAAGCAGGGTTCCTTGGCCCGCGTCGAGCCGGAAGGCCAAGTGATGCGCATGTGGGAAGCCATCGAAACCTACATGGAACGCAAGCAGCCGCTGATCATCATCGCCGGCGCCGACTACGGTCAGGGTTCGTCCCGGGACTGGGCGGCGAAGGGCGTGCGCCTGGCGGGTGTGGAAGCGATTGCGGCCGAAGGCTTCGAACGCATCCACCGCACCAACCTGGTGGGCATGGGCGTGTTGCCGCTGGAGTTCAAGCCGGGCACCGACCGCCACACGCTGAACATCGACGGTAGCGAAACCTACGACGTGATCGGCGAACGCACGCCGCGTGCCGAGCTGACGCTGGTGATCAACCGCAAGAATGGCGAACGCGTCGAAGTGCCGGTGACCTGCCGTCTCGACACCGCCGAAGAAGTGTCGATCTACGAGGCCGGCGGCGTGTTGCAACGCTTCGCCCAGGACTTCCTCGAAGAATCGGCGGTAGCCGTTTAA
- the prpC gene encoding 2-methylcitrate synthase — MAEAKVLSGAGLRGQVAGQTALSTVGQSGAGLTYRGYDVRELAADAQFEEVAYLLLYGELPTQAQLAAYISKLGKLRDLPQALKEVLERIPADAHPMDVMRTGCSFLGNIEPENDFSEQHDKTDRLLAAFPAIMCYWYRFSHDGKRIDCVSDEQTIGGHFLHLLHDKKPSELHVKVMNVSLILYAEHEFNASTFAARVCASTLSDLFSCVTAAIGTLRGPLHGGANEAAMEMIERFSSPEDAIKGTLGMLERKDKIMGFGHAIYKDNDPRNEVIKAWSKKLADEVGDTVLFPVSEAIDKTMWEQKKLFPNADFYHASTYHFMGIPTKLFTPIFVCSRLTGWAAHVFEQRANNRIIRPSAEYTGVEQRKFVPIEQR, encoded by the coding sequence ATGGCCGAAGCAAAAGTACTCAGTGGCGCCGGGCTCCGTGGCCAGGTTGCCGGGCAAACCGCACTGTCCACCGTGGGCCAGTCGGGCGCAGGCCTGACCTATCGTGGCTACGACGTTCGCGAACTGGCGGCTGACGCCCAATTCGAAGAAGTGGCCTACCTGCTGCTTTACGGCGAGCTGCCGACCCAAGCGCAACTCGCCGCCTACATCAGCAAACTGGGCAAGCTGCGCGACCTGCCGCAAGCCTTGAAAGAAGTGCTGGAACGCATCCCCGCCGACGCCCACCCGATGGACGTGATGCGCACCGGTTGCTCGTTCCTGGGCAACATCGAACCGGAGAACGACTTCTCCGAGCAGCACGACAAGACCGACCGCCTGCTGGCCGCGTTCCCGGCGATCATGTGCTACTGGTATCGCTTCAGCCACGACGGCAAGCGCATCGACTGCGTAAGCGACGAACAAACCATCGGCGGTCACTTCCTGCACCTGCTGCACGACAAGAAACCGAGCGAGTTGCACGTCAAGGTGATGAACGTTTCGCTGATCCTCTATGCGGAACACGAATTCAACGCCTCGACCTTCGCCGCGCGGGTTTGCGCCTCGACGCTGTCTGATCTGTTTTCCTGCGTCACGGCGGCCATCGGTACTTTGCGCGGTCCGCTGCACGGCGGCGCCAACGAAGCGGCGATGGAAATGATCGAACGTTTCAGTTCGCCGGAGGACGCGATCAAGGGCACCCTCGGCATGCTCGAGCGCAAGGACAAGATCATGGGCTTCGGTCACGCGATCTATAAGGACAACGATCCGCGCAACGAGGTGATCAAGGCCTGGTCGAAAAAACTCGCTGACGAAGTGGGCGACACGGTGCTGTTCCCGGTTTCCGAAGCCATCGACAAGACCATGTGGGAGCAGAAGAAACTGTTCCCGAACGCCGACTTCTACCATGCGTCGACGTATCACTTCATGGGCATTCCAACCAAGTTGTTCACCCCGATATTCGTTTGCTCGCGCCTGACCGGCTGGGCGGCGCATGTGTTTGAGCAACGTGCCAACAACCGCATCATCCGCCCGAGCGCCGAGTACACCGGCGTCGAACAGCGCAAGTTCGTGCCAATCGAACAACGCTGA
- the prpB gene encoding methylisocitrate lyase, with amino-acid sequence MSSNKSTPGQRFRDAVASEHPLQVVGAINANHALLAKRAGFKAIYLSGGGVAAGSLGVPDLGITGLDDVLTDVRRITDVCDLPLLVDVDTGFGSSAFNVARTVKSMIKFGAAAIHIEDQVGAKRCGHRPNKEIVSLQEMVDRIKAAVDARTDDSFVIMARTDALAVEGLESALERAEACIEAGADMIFPEAITELEMYKLFASRVKAPILANITEFGATPLYTTEQLAGADVSLVLYPLSAFRAMNKAAENVYTAIRRDGTQQNVIDTMQTRMELYDRIDYHTFEQKLDALFAAKK; translated from the coding sequence ATGAGTTCCAACAAGAGCACTCCAGGCCAGCGTTTCCGCGATGCGGTCGCCAGCGAACATCCGCTGCAAGTCGTTGGTGCGATCAACGCCAACCATGCACTGCTGGCCAAGCGCGCCGGATTCAAGGCTATCTATCTGTCCGGTGGCGGGGTGGCTGCCGGCTCCCTCGGCGTGCCGGACCTGGGCATAACCGGGCTCGATGACGTGCTGACCGATGTGCGTCGCATCACCGACGTCTGCGACCTGCCGCTGCTGGTGGACGTGGACACCGGTTTCGGTTCCTCGGCGTTCAACGTCGCGCGCACCGTCAAGTCGATGATCAAGTTCGGCGCGGCGGCGATTCACATCGAAGACCAGGTCGGCGCCAAGCGCTGCGGTCACCGCCCTAATAAAGAGATCGTGTCCCTGCAGGAAATGGTCGATCGCATCAAGGCCGCGGTCGATGCTCGTACCGACGACAGCTTCGTGATCATGGCCCGCACCGACGCCCTGGCGGTGGAAGGACTGGAATCGGCCCTGGAGCGCGCTGAAGCGTGCATCGAAGCCGGTGCCGACATGATCTTCCCGGAAGCCATCACTGAACTGGAGATGTACAAGCTGTTCGCCAGCCGCGTGAAAGCGCCGATCCTGGCCAACATCACCGAGTTCGGCGCGACGCCGCTGTACACCACCGAACAGCTCGCAGGCGCCGATGTGTCGCTGGTGCTGTACCCGCTGTCGGCCTTCCGCGCGATGAACAAGGCCGCGGAAAACGTCTACACCGCGATCCGCCGCGACGGCACGCAACAGAACGTGATCGACACCATGCAGACGCGCATGGAGCTTTACGATCGCATCGATTACCACACCTTCGAGCAGAAGCTCGATGCGTTGTTCGCCGCCAAGAAGTAA
- a CDS encoding GntR family transcriptional regulator, producing MDQLDPPVIAQDDSETLSENVFRRIQAAIVKGEIAPGSKISEPELARTYGISRGPLREAIHRLEGQRLLVRIPHVGARVVSLNHAELLELYEIRESLEGMACRLAAERMTLEEIDELRRVLETHERDAAFQAGVGYYQQEGDFDFHYRIIQGSGNRTLTQMLCGELYQLVRMYRIQFSTTPNRPRQAFAEHHRILDAIADRDGELAELLMRRHIGASKRNIARHYQDGVNPTATERGES from the coding sequence CTGGATCAACTCGATCCGCCGGTCATTGCGCAGGACGATTCGGAAACCCTTTCCGAGAATGTCTTCCGACGCATTCAGGCGGCCATCGTCAAAGGCGAAATCGCTCCGGGCAGCAAGATCTCCGAGCCGGAACTGGCGCGCACCTACGGCATCAGCCGCGGCCCGTTGCGTGAGGCGATTCACCGCCTGGAAGGCCAGCGCCTGTTGGTGCGCATACCGCACGTCGGCGCACGGGTGGTCTCGCTCAACCACGCCGAGCTGCTGGAACTCTACGAAATCCGCGAGTCCCTCGAAGGCATGGCCTGCCGCCTGGCAGCCGAACGCATGACCCTTGAAGAAATCGACGAACTGCGCCGGGTCCTCGAAACCCACGAGCGCGATGCGGCGTTCCAGGCCGGCGTCGGTTACTACCAGCAGGAAGGCGATTTCGACTTCCATTACCGAATCATCCAGGGCAGCGGCAACCGCACCCTGACGCAAATGCTTTGCGGCGAGCTCTATCAACTGGTGCGCATGTATCGCATCCAGTTTTCCACCACGCCCAATCGGCCACGCCAGGCCTTTGCCGAGCACCACCGGATTCTCGACGCCATTGCCGACCGTGACGGTGAGCTGGCCGAGTTGTTGATGCGCCGCCACATCGGCGCCTCCAAACGCAATATCGCCCGTCACTACCAGGACGGCGTTAACCCGACAGCCACTGAACGAGGTGAGTCATGA
- a CDS encoding ATP-dependent zinc protease, producing MRLKPFPAFLFMLCLPGYAAAGEKTVYGLNEYASLDGINLEVAAKLDTGAKTASLSARDIKRFKRNGESWVRFYLAIDAAHSHPIERPLARVSKIKRRAGDYDPEAGKKYTARPVIELDICMGSALRSIEVNLTDRSAFQYPLLIGSEALKRFDALVDPSLKYAAGKPACATDAHTAE from the coding sequence ATGAGACTCAAGCCCTTCCCCGCATTCCTCTTTATGCTTTGCCTGCCCGGTTATGCCGCGGCGGGGGAAAAAACCGTGTACGGCCTCAACGAGTACGCCTCGCTGGACGGCATTAACCTGGAAGTCGCCGCCAAACTCGACACCGGAGCGAAAACCGCCTCCCTGAGTGCCCGCGACATCAAACGTTTCAAACGCAATGGCGAGTCCTGGGTGCGCTTCTACCTGGCCATCGACGCCGCCCATTCGCACCCGATCGAACGGCCGCTGGCCCGGGTCAGCAAGATCAAGCGCAGGGCCGGTGACTACGACCCGGAAGCCGGCAAGAAGTACACCGCCCGTCCGGTGATCGAGCTCGATATCTGTATGGGTTCGGCTTTACGCAGCATCGAAGTGAACTTGACCGACCGAAGCGCCTTCCAATACCCGCTCTTGATCGGCTCCGAAGCCCTGAAACGCTTCGATGCGCTGGTCGACCCCAGCCTTAAATACGCTGCTGGCAAACCCGCCTGCGCCACCGACGCACATACCGCAGAGTAA
- a CDS encoding inactive transglutaminase family protein, whose translation MRSLTLHLKFLIAILVVLGISVTAYQIFVLGIPVTEDATDDLWNIDAKVEFVASTKDPVKIQMFVPPLSRDYVSLNESFISNNYGVAVNRVDGNRKVTWSARRAKGNQTLYYRLVLTKRYSGEKLKIKGPTFRDSMVVEGPEKIAAEALLAPIRQHSADVETFIGEAIKRVNNVNDDNVKLLLGGDPSVGHKAKIVELLLSIAHVPVEKVHTIRLVADQPQTPELWLRSFNGTDWLYFNPETGEQGLPTDRLLWWTGDENLITVDGGKKATVTFSMNNSEMNAIRLAKLTDENTDANFLEYSLYGLPLQTQQTFMIMVMIPIGVLVILILRNLIGIQTLGTFTPVLIALAFRETQLGFGIVLFTIITALGLSLRSYLEHLKLQMLPRLSVVLTFVVVLIATISLLSHKLGLERGLSVALFPMVILTMTIERLSITWEERGGGHAMKVAIGTLFAAALAHLIMSVPELVYFVFTFPAILLILVGFMLAMGRYRGYRLTELVRFKAFLKKADA comes from the coding sequence ATGCGCTCTCTTACCCTCCACCTGAAATTCCTGATCGCCATCCTGGTGGTGCTGGGCATTTCAGTTACGGCCTATCAGATCTTTGTGCTCGGGATTCCCGTGACCGAAGACGCCACCGACGACTTGTGGAACATCGACGCCAAGGTCGAATTCGTCGCCAGCACCAAGGACCCGGTCAAGATCCAGATGTTCGTGCCGCCGCTGAGCCGCGATTACGTCAGCCTCAACGAGAGTTTCATCTCCAATAACTACGGCGTGGCGGTGAACCGGGTTGACGGCAACCGCAAGGTCACCTGGTCGGCGCGTCGGGCCAAGGGCAACCAGACTCTTTATTACCGCCTGGTGCTGACCAAGCGTTACAGCGGCGAAAAATTGAAGATCAAAGGCCCGACCTTCCGTGACAGCATGGTCGTGGAAGGCCCGGAAAAAATCGCCGCCGAAGCCCTGCTCGCGCCGATCCGCCAGCACTCGGCCGACGTCGAGACCTTCATTGGCGAAGCCATCAAACGCGTCAATAACGTCAACGATGACAATGTGAAGCTGCTGTTGGGCGGCGATCCGTCCGTCGGGCACAAAGCCAAAATCGTCGAACTGCTGCTGTCCATCGCCCACGTGCCGGTGGAAAAGGTCCACACCATTCGCCTGGTGGCCGACCAGCCGCAAACCCCGGAACTCTGGCTGCGCAGCTTCAACGGCACCGACTGGCTGTACTTCAACCCGGAAACCGGCGAGCAGGGCCTGCCCACCGACCGCCTGCTGTGGTGGACCGGCGACGAAAACCTGATCACCGTCGATGGCGGCAAGAAGGCCACTGTGACCTTCAGCATGAACAACAGCGAAATGAACGCCATTCGCCTGGCCAAGCTGACCGACGAAAACACCGACGCCAACTTCCTCGAATACTCGCTGTACGGCCTGCCGCTGCAAACCCAGCAGACCTTCATGATCATGGTGATGATCCCGATCGGCGTGCTGGTAATCCTGATCCTGCGCAACCTGATCGGCATCCAGACCCTGGGCACTTTCACCCCGGTGCTGATCGCCCTGGCCTTCCGCGAAACCCAGCTCGGCTTCGGCATCGTGCTGTTTACCATCATCACGGCCCTGGGCCTGTCGCTGCGTTCCTACCTTGAACACCTGAAGCTGCAGATGCTGCCGAGGCTGTCGGTGGTGCTGACCTTCGTGGTGGTGCTGATCGCGACGATCAGCCTGCTTAGCCATAAACTCGGCCTGGAACGCGGGTTGTCGGTCGCGCTGTTCCCGATGGTGATTCTGACCATGACCATCGAACGCCTGTCGATCACCTGGGAAGAACGCGGCGGCGGCCATGCCATGAAGGTAGCGATCGGCACGTTGTTCGCCGCGGCCCTGGCGCACTTGATCATGAGCGTTCCGGAGCTGGTGTACTTCGTGTTCACCTTCCCGGCGATCCTGTTGATCCTGGTGGGCTTCATGCTGGCGATGGGGCGTTATCGCGGCTACCGCCTGACCGAACTGGTGCGCTTCAAGGCCTTCCTGAAGAAGGCTGACGCCTGA
- a CDS encoding alpha-L-glutamate ligase-like protein, whose translation MFGLWKTWKALEARGIMGINRRNADYVLKYNKRSLYPIVDDKIITKERAIAAGIHVPELYGVISTEKEIDNLDAIIGGRNDFVVKPAQGAGGDGILVIADRFEGRYRTVSGKIISHEEIEHQISSILTGLYSLGGHRDRALIEYRVTPDQIFKSISYEGVPDIRIIVLMGYPVMAMLRLPTRQSGGKANLHQGAIGVGVDLATGLTLRGTWLNNIITKHPDTTNAVDGVQLPYWDGFMKLAAGCYELCGLGYIGVDMVLDQEKGPLILELNARPGLNIQIANDCGLTLRTHAVEARLEALKTRGISETVAERVEFVQEMFGHIPGVEG comes from the coding sequence ATGTTCGGCCTCTGGAAGACCTGGAAGGCCCTGGAAGCCCGGGGCATCATGGGCATCAATCGGCGCAACGCGGACTATGTGCTCAAGTACAACAAGCGCAGCCTGTACCCGATCGTCGATGACAAGATCATCACCAAGGAGCGCGCCATCGCCGCCGGCATCCATGTGCCGGAATTGTATGGCGTGATCTCCACCGAGAAGGAAATCGACAACCTCGACGCGATCATCGGCGGGCGCAACGACTTCGTGGTGAAACCGGCCCAGGGCGCCGGCGGTGACGGCATCCTGGTGATCGCCGACCGCTTCGAGGGGCGCTACCGCACGGTGTCCGGCAAGATCATCAGCCACGAGGAAATCGAGCACCAGATTTCCAGCATCCTGACCGGCCTTTATTCGCTGGGCGGTCATCGCGACCGGGCGCTGATCGAATACCGCGTGACCCCGGACCAGATCTTCAAGAGCATCAGCTACGAGGGCGTGCCGGACATCCGCATCATCGTGCTGATGGGCTACCCGGTCATGGCCATGCTGCGCTTGCCGACCCGTCAGTCCGGCGGCAAGGCCAACCTGCACCAGGGCGCCATCGGCGTCGGTGTGGACCTCGCCACCGGCCTGACCCTGCGCGGCACCTGGCTGAACAACATCATCACCAAGCACCCGGACACCACCAACGCGGTGGACGGCGTGCAATTGCCCTATTGGGACGGTTTCATGAAACTCGCCGCCGGCTGCTATGAGCTGTGCGGGCTGGGTTACATCGGGGTCGACATGGTGCTGGACCAGGAAAAAGGCCCGCTGATTCTTGAACTCAACGCCCGTCCCGGGCTGAACATCCAGATTGCCAATGATTGCGGCCTGACATTGCGTACCCATGCCGTTGAAGCGCGGCTTGAAGCATTGAAGACTCGCGGGATCAGCGAAACGGTTGCGGAACGGGTGGAGTTTGTCCAAGAGATGTTCGGGCATATTCCCGGGGTCGAGGGCTGA